CACATTATTCTGGCGAAGATTAACGGGGCCACACGGGTATTCACTTCGGATCTCAATCCGTACCGGCTCGAGGCAGCGCGACGGTTTGGGGCCGACGAGGTGTTTCATGCCGATCACAATCTTGGGCACCAGCTGAAGAGGGCCAATGAAAACCGGCTCGCGGATGTTGTTATTATTTGTGTGGGGGCCGAGGCGGCGACACTCCAGTCCTTTGACCTTGTCGATCGGGGAGGGACCATTCTCTACTATGCGCCGGTGAGTCCCGCCCAGATTGTTCCGCTTCGGATGAATCCGGTCTTCTGGCAACAGGGGGCTACGCTCCTGAGTTCCTATGCCGCCAGTCCGGAAGACCATCACGAGGCGCTTCGACTCATCGCCGAGGGGAGAGTTCCCGTAAAAGATCTGATCACACATCGTCTCGGTTTTTCCGAGGCGTCCCATGCCTTCTCACTGGTTTCACAAGCGAATGATTCTCTTAAAGTGATTCTTGACCCCAGTCGTTAACAACACAATTCGCAACATTGCGATCATCGCGCATGTCGATCATGGCAAGACGACGCTCGTTGACTTCATGCTCCGCCAAAGCGGCACCTTTCGTGCCAATCAGGCGGTTGATGAACGAGTGATGGACAGCATGGATCTGGAGCGTGAACGGGGGATCACGATCGCCTCAAAAAACTGTTCGATCCACTGGAAAGGGGTCAAGATCAACATCATTGATACCCCGGGCCACTCCGATTTTGGAGGAGAGGTGGAACGGGGACTCAAGATGGTGGATGGCGCGATCCTCCTCGTCGATGCCTCGGAGGGACCGCTTCCCCAGACCCGGTTTGTGCTGAAGAAGGCACTCGAGGCACGGCTCAAGATCATCGTTGTCATTAACAAGATTGACCGTAAGGATGCCCGTCCCCGCGAGGTCCTGGATGAGATTTACAGCCTTTTTATCGACCTGGATGCCGATGAATCACAGATTGAATTTCCGGTGCTCTACGCGATCGGCCGCGACGGTATCTCCCAGAAAACCCTGGAAGAGAAAGGGAGCGATCTTTCTCCCCTCTTCGATTCGATTCTGAGTGAGATACCGCCTCCCCTCTATCATCTCGAAGAGCCGTTTCAGATGCTCGTGACGAATCTCTCCTACTCCGATTACGTCGGGCGGCTTGCCATTGGCCGGGTTTTTAATGGCGGAACGAAAAAGAATGAGAGCCTAGTCTGCCTCCCGAAAGAAGGCGCCCCAAGACCGCTCAGGATCTCAAGCCTGCAGGTCTATGACGGCATCCGCCTTAAGGAGGTTGAAGAGGTTTTTCCAGGCGAGATCATTCTGCTCTCCGGTATTGAGGAGGTTGAGATTGGCGACACAATCGGCTCGGCCAACTCCCCCAAACCACTGAAGAGAATCACGGTTGATGAACCGACGGTCTCGATGCAATTTATGATCAACACCTCCCCCTTTGCCGGCCGGGAGGGTAAAATCGTCCAGTCCCGAAAAATCCTCGAACGCTTGCGAAAGGAGACACTCCACAACGTGGCGCTACATGTTGAGACGGGAGAGGGGGCTGAGAGTTTTACGGTCAAGGGGCGGGGAGAATTTCAGATGGCGATCCTGATTGAAACGATGCGCCGGGAGGGGTTTGAAATTTCGGTCGGACGTCCCCAGGTTATTTTTAAGGAAAAGAACGGCGCCAAACTGGAGCCGATCGAACATCTCTTCATTGATTGTCCCGAGGAGTTTATGGGGATCCTCACGGAGAGTATCTCGCTACGTCTTGGGCGCATGATCAATCTGGTCAATCACGGTTCCGGGAGGATCCGGATTGAATTCTCAATCCCAAGCCGCGGGCTGATCGGTTATCGGACCCAGTTTTTGACCGATACAAAAGGGATGGGGATCATGAATTCCTACCTTATGGGGTACGAGCCGTATCGTGGTGATATGAAGGGACGCACCTGCGGGGTTCTCGTGTCGGATCGTCAGGGAATGTCAGTCGCCTATGCCCTCTTTCACCTTGAGCCGCGTGGCATTCTCTTCATTGAGCCCGGCGTCCCGGTCTATGAGGGGATGATCGTTGGCGAACACAACCGGGAACAGGACTTGAATGTCAATCCAGCTAAAGAAAAGAAGCTGACGAATATTCGTGCTGCCGGCCGTGATGAAAACGTGATCTTGAGCCCCATACTCCCGATGACCCTCGAGCGGGCGATTGAGTTCATCCGGGACGATGAACAGATTGAAGTGACGCCGAAAAGTATCCGGCTTCGAAAAAATATCTTACCTCAAAATATGCGCAAGTGAGGCGACAGAAATCGCCTCCTCATACCCCGCATCGGCATGACGAAGGACTCCCATCGCAGGGTCGGATGTTAAAACACGCCGAAGACGCCCTTCGGCCTCTTTCGTTCCATCCGCAACAATGACCATTCCGGAATGAAGGGAATTGCCAATCCCGACCCCTCCCCCATCATGAACTGAAATCCAGGAGGCCCCATTGACCGCGTTGATCAAGGCATTGAGGATCGGCCAGTCGGCGATCGCATCACTCCCGTCCTTCATCCCCTCGGTCTCCCGGTAAGGGGAAGCGACCGAGCCGCAATCAAGGTGATCCCTTCCGATGACGATCGGGGCCTTTACCTCTCCACGACGAACAAGGTCATTAAAAAGCACTCCCGCCTTCTCCCTCTCGCCATAGCCAAGCCAGCAGATCCTTGCGGGGAGGCCTTGAAAGGTGATTCTCTCGCGCGCCATTCGGAGCCATCGCTTGAGCGGGTCGTTATTTGGAAAAAGTTCGATCAGTTTCCGATCGGTTGTGTAGATATCCTCCGGATCGCCGGAGAGGGCAACCCAGCGAAACGGCCCCTTCCCTTCACAGAAGAGCGGACGAATAAATTCGACGACAAATCCTGGAAATGCAAACGCCTCTTGAGCGCCAGCCTTCTCCGCCTGTCTTCGGATGTTATTGCCATAATCAAAGACGATGGCCCCTCTTTTTTTGAATCCAACCATCGCCTCGACATGAACCGCGATCGACTCATACGCCCTTCTCATATAATCTTCTGGATTCGACTTGCGAAGAGAGAGTGCCTTCTCAAGGGGAAGATCTTTTGGAACGTAGCCATTCAATTCATCATGGGCCGATGTCTGGTCGGTCACAATATCCGGGATACTCTTTCGTCGCAAAAGCTCCGGATAAATGGTGGCGGCGTTTCCCAGAAGGCCGATGCTTCGCGGTTGTCTCTTTTTGCGGTATTCTGAAATCCTCTCGAGGGCCCGGTCAAGATCATCCGTCGTCTCATCGAGATATCTTGTCTTGAGACGGCGTTCGATTCGTTTCGGATCGATTTCAACACCAAGGAAAACGGCTCCATTCATCGTTGCAGCGAGTGGCTGCGCCCCACCCATGCCACCAAGCCCGGCGGAGAGGATCCAGCGGCCGGAGAGATCCCCCTTGAAATATTTGCGGCCCGCCTCGGCAAACGTTTCGTAGGTCCCCTGAAGAATTCCCTGCGTGCCGATGTAGATCCAGGAGCCAGCCGTCATCTGACCGTACATGATCAATCCTTTTTTCTCCAGTTCACGAAAGACCTCCCAGTTGTCCCAGTGGCCGACAAGATTGGAATTCGCCAACAGAACGCGAGGGGCCTCGGGACGTGATTTCAGGACCCCAACCGGTTTGCCGGACTGGATCAGAAGCGTCTCGTCATTCTCGAGGTTTTTGAGACAGTGAACGATCTTTTCATAACATTCCCAGTTTCGGGCCGCCTTGCCTGATCCACCATAGACAATAAGTTGCTCCGGATCCTCCGCAACATCAGGAGAAAGATTGTTCATGAGCATCCGGAGGGCCGCCTCCTGAATCCAGCCTTTACAGGTGAGTTGGGTGCCTGTTGGTGCATTAATTGGACTCATCGATACCTCCCTCT
This window of the Deltaproteobacteria bacterium genome carries:
- the typA gene encoding translational GTPase TypA, which codes for MTPVVNNTIRNIAIIAHVDHGKTTLVDFMLRQSGTFRANQAVDERVMDSMDLERERGITIASKNCSIHWKGVKINIIDTPGHSDFGGEVERGLKMVDGAILLVDASEGPLPQTRFVLKKALEARLKIIVVINKIDRKDARPREVLDEIYSLFIDLDADESQIEFPVLYAIGRDGISQKTLEEKGSDLSPLFDSILSEIPPPLYHLEEPFQMLVTNLSYSDYVGRLAIGRVFNGGTKKNESLVCLPKEGAPRPLRISSLQVYDGIRLKEVEEVFPGEIILLSGIEEVEIGDTIGSANSPKPLKRITVDEPTVSMQFMINTSPFAGREGKIVQSRKILERLRKETLHNVALHVETGEGAESFTVKGRGEFQMAILIETMRREGFEISVGRPQVIFKEKNGAKLEPIEHLFIDCPEEFMGILTESISLRLGRMINLVNHGSGRIRIEFSIPSRGLIGYRTQFLTDTKGMGIMNSYLMGYEPYRGDMKGRTCGVLVSDRQGMSVAYALFHLEPRGILFIEPGVPVYEGMIVGEHNREQDLNVNPAKEKKLTNIRAAGRDENVILSPILPMTLERAIEFIRDDEQIEVTPKSIRLRKNILPQNMRK
- the hutU gene encoding urocanate hydratase, whose translation is MSPINAPTGTQLTCKGWIQEAALRMLMNNLSPDVAEDPEQLIVYGGSGKAARNWECYEKIVHCLKNLENDETLLIQSGKPVGVLKSRPEAPRVLLANSNLVGHWDNWEVFRELEKKGLIMYGQMTAGSWIYIGTQGILQGTYETFAEAGRKYFKGDLSGRWILSAGLGGMGGAQPLAATMNGAVFLGVEIDPKRIERRLKTRYLDETTDDLDRALERISEYRKKRQPRSIGLLGNAATIYPELLRRKSIPDIVTDQTSAHDELNGYVPKDLPLEKALSLRKSNPEDYMRRAYESIAVHVEAMVGFKKRGAIVFDYGNNIRRQAEKAGAQEAFAFPGFVVEFIRPLFCEGKGPFRWVALSGDPEDIYTTDRKLIELFPNNDPLKRWLRMARERITFQGLPARICWLGYGEREKAGVLFNDLVRRGEVKAPIVIGRDHLDCGSVASPYRETEGMKDGSDAIADWPILNALINAVNGASWISVHDGGGVGIGNSLHSGMVIVADGTKEAEGRLRRVLTSDPAMGVLRHADAGYEEAISVASLAHILR